The following proteins are co-located in the Calliphora vicina chromosome 2, idCalVici1.1, whole genome shotgun sequence genome:
- the LOC135952133 gene encoding uncharacterized protein LOC135952133 isoform X1 gives METISKISLILVLFLIVDFSRLTNYRSSSSSSSSFVVQASTTKLELQQQEQQQQTQIQHTKNHEINKNDLKTTSCISTLANDPSSLLKQQQLHHKQQHQQQLQHTKESLGFLEKFFQHPLAAIGIGKDDGGSSADTITDDIEDRDILSDYQDDIIGFNTPPAGVAEKDNVFKLFCENTSIPNVNEELKAKKYIKYAHITLHHCYEGSQSAGQQDVYLQIQQLESVHSLHWTSSRVKDHQIQDLFNNYETNFDNLESLDLTGNELVCIEWVRPRVVRRLKVLKLTGNDINTELCDFSPLHHANHLIELRLDNNRMHVFNGKFLSNLSELKVLNMTQNVLTDLPRNSFDGVFKLQRLHVAHNRLKALPFQLFRSMGDLQILNLADNQLLSFPDNFFASNGEMRILQLQRNQLQMINRNSFYNLQKLLHLDLSENQIATIDRKSFDSLSNLITLNLSSNSLTTISSILFHPLQRLQHLDLSNNRFTQLPSGVFMHQRNLISLRLEHTPIEKINNWLSRNDNTYVDPSVLKHLTYLSLQHNHQLKTLSKTLFLNAPNLKILLLAHNALQQLPAEVSSLHQLERLNVGHNNLSFLPETLSYLPNLRNINILNNDYICDCKLYWLASWLTSTNTSLRMHRRSVNSFSLIENHNEFSSSEKSEDLDLLISSLKCLHGYPGDMITVLKSLNCTTPRLQSSTSVKMHELHSTAKLDCLFSGSPSPDVIWVTPTNKILRYHADPDKRPIIINHNDKELGKFQFNKLTGDETTLNVSLQRPDAKERVALIENGSLLVSNITRRDSGLYTCYAYNVMGNASAFIRLQIDPIVFYRVKIGSLLSGIAAATSFLLLTLIVQGLRAIINKYRFCDKFFCCASRSKRSPRSKQIYAMLDSIETYKSQQLEKLRENYAQQVHRIRENCTQQVEWIQSSYTSQAKHLKEFRDIGSNHLTSLKDQYYDQVKKVRDYSTGQLNWVRENYVFQRNKIRKFSTHQVLRLREGYKYQQQSLNKVLENLPSFYFENCRGRGEEDFAEDIDFYFKQKMASTDPHLHYHFRYANHSHPLASLHNSFNSKDVKDLQLLKTKLMAANNSASKASIYYTPPEEEDSLRHSQLNLQTSPIHINYINENLEHKKLEMLDFKMHPRSFLLNTPIHLESPTTINNLESMDDTTQALNQLKITAEHPIGAGSIEDNHYAATMADKFASASGSNSKQRHSSFYEDCATGDSNIELNEIHDYKDTNDVKNSKSCPVIYKVSKQNDGTTVHELLSEDLRLRLNKPSQETQQQETPLHHKPLKETEKLNIILDENGKSKLYDVSVAAASKSENNKKDMTTTSNASNKFDLSLQPLSTLTTAAAAYDHPLRKDYDSFNYRDDLPSTSASASASIASSLTSPSSPSAPSSPTSTSCNED, from the exons ATGGAAACAATATCCAAGATTTCCCTGATATTGGTTCTATTCCTAATTGTTGACTTCAGTCGTTTAACAAATTATAgatcatcatcgtcgtcatcatcatcgttTGTGGTACAAGCGTCCACCACTAAATTAGAGttacaacaacaagaacagcagcaacaaacacAAATACAGCACACGAAAAATCATGAAATTAATAAGAATGATTTAAAAACAACATCATGTATTTCAACACTGGCTAATGATCCGTCGAGCCTACTAAAGCAGCAACAACTACACCACAAGCAGCAGCACCAACAGCAACTACAACACACTAAAGAGAGTTTGGgatttttagagaaatttttccAACATCCTTTGGCTGCTATTGGTATAGGCAAAGATGACGGCGGCTCATCGGCCGACACCATAACTGATGATATAGaagatagagatattttatctGATTATCAAGATGATATTATAGGTTTCAATACACCCCCAGCGGGTGTGGCTGAAAAAGACAAtgtctttaaattattttgtgaaaacaCTTCGATACCCAACGTAAATGAAGagctaaaagctaaaaaatacattaaatacgCTCACATAACACTGCACCATTGCTACGAAGGTTCCCAGTCAGCCGGCCAGCAGGATGTCTATTTGCAAATCCAACAATTGGAAAGTGTGCACAGCTTACATTGGACTTCATCAAGGGTAAAAGATCATCAAATACAAGATCTCTTTAATAATTATGAAACAAATTTCGATAATTTGGAATCTTTGGACTTGACGGGCAATGAATTAGTTTGCATAGAATGGGTGCGGCCGCGGGTGGTAAGGCGTCTAAAGGTACTTAAGCTAACGGGCAATGACATCAATACGGAATTGTGTGACTTTTCACCACTGCACCATGCTAACCATTTGATTGAATTACGCTTGGATAATAATCGTATGCACGTATTTAATGGCAAATTTCTAAGTAATTTAAGTGAACTGAAAGTTTTAAACATGACGCAAAATGTCCTGACCGATCTTCCGCGCAATAGTTTCGATGGGGTCTTCAAACTGCAAAGATTACATGTGGCCCACAACAGACTAAAGGCGTTGCCCTTTCAACTGTTTCGCTCTATGGGCGATTTACAGATACTCAATTTGGCCGACAATCAACTGTTGTCTTTTCCCGATAATTTCTTTGCCTCGAATGGCGAAATGCGCATACTGCAGTTGCAAAGAAATCAACTGCAAATGATCAATAGAAATTccttttataatttacaaaaattgttacaTTTAGATTTGTCGGAAAATCAAATCGCCACTATTGATCGAAAGTCATTCGATTCGTTAAGTAATTTAATAACCCTGAATTTATCCTCGAATTCTTTAACTACAATCTCCTCCATACTGTTCCACCCGCTACAGCGTCTGCAACATTTGGACCTGAGCAATAATCGATTTACCCAACTGCCAAGTGGTGTATTTATGCATCAgagaaatttaatttcattgcgTCTCGAACATACGCCCATTGAAAAGATAAACAATTGGTTATCACGCAATGACAACACATACGTTGATCCCTCGGTCCTAAAACATTTAACTTATCTGTCGCTGCAACACAATCACCAATTGAAAACGTTGTCCAAGACTTTGTTCTTGAATGCGCCCAATTTGAAAATACTGCTCTTGGCCCACAATGCTCTGCAACAACTGCCGGCGGAGGTATCGTCCCTGCATCAACTGGAACGTCTCAATGTTGGCCATAATAATCTTTCCTTTTTACCTGAAACTCTAAGTTATTTGCCTAATTTACGTaacatcaatattttaaataatgattATATATGTGACTGTAAACTCTACTGGTTGGCTTCGTGGTTGACATCCACCAACACTAGTCTCCGGATGCACAGACGTTCGGTGAACTCTTTCTCCCTGATTGAAAATCACAATGAGTTTTCGTCGTCCGAAAAATCGGAGGACCTGGACTTGTTGATTTCATCGTTGAAATGTCTGCACGGCTATCCGGGTGACATGATAACGGTGttgaaaagtttaaattgtACAACGCCGCGTCTGCAAAGTTCGACGTCTGTTAAAATGCATGAATTACATTCGACTGCCAAGTTGGACTGTTTATTTTCGGGCAGTCCTTCACCAGATGTTATATGG GTAACgccaacaaataaaattctacGTTATCATGCCGATCCCGATAAACGTCCAATAATAATCAATCACAACGACAAAGAATTgggtaaatttcaatttaacaaaCTGACCGGAGATGAGACAACACTGAATGTTAGTCTGCAACGGCCAGATGCCAAAGAGCGTGTGGCATTGATAGAGAATGGTTCGCTGTTGGTCAGCAACATAACGAGACGTGATAGTGGCCTTTATACATGTTATGCTTACAATGTTATGGGAAATGCTTCAGCATTTATAAG ACTACAAATAGATCCTATTGTTTTTTATCGCGTTAAAATTGGTAGTTTATTATCGGGTATAGCGGCGGCTacatcatttttattattaacctTAATTGTGCAAGGATTAAGAGCCATAATCAATAA ATATCGTTTTTGTGATAAATTCTTCTGTTGTGCATCTCGTAGCAAACGTTCACCtagatcgaaacaaatttaCGCTATGCTCGACAGCATAGAGACCTATAAGAGTCAACAGTTGGAAAAGCTCAGAGAAAATTACGCCCAACAA GTTCATCGTATACGTGAAAATTGCACACAACAAGTGGAATGGATACAAAGTAGTTACACATCTCAGGCGAAACATTTAAAAGAATTCCGTGATATTGGTTCAAATCATTTAACATCACTTAAAGATCAGTATTATGATCAG gtGAAAAAGGTTCGTGACTACTCGACTGGCCAATTGAATTGGGTACGTGAGAATTATGTCTTCCAACGCAataaaatacgtaaatttagtACCCATCAAGTGTTGCGTTTGCGCGAAGGCTACAAATATCAACAACAAAGCCTTAATaaagttttagaaaatttacccagcttttattttgaaaattgtcgtGGCCGTGGCGAAGAAGATTTTGCGGAAG ACATTGATTTTtacttcaaacaaaaaatggcgTCCACAGATCCACACCTGCACTATCATTTCCGCTATGCGAATCATAGTCATCCCCTTGCGTCCTTACACAATTCATTCAATTCCAAAGATGTCAAAGATTTACAACTACTTAAAACCAAACTAATGGCAGCCAATAATTCAGCAAGCAAAGCTTCCATATACTATACACCACCGGAGGAAGAAGACAGCCTAAGACACTCCCAATTGAATTTACAAACATCTCCCATACACATCAACTACATCAATGAGAATCTCGAACATAAAAAACTAGAAATGCTGGACTTTAAAATGCATCCCAGATCGTTTTTACTCAATACTCCCATACATTTGGAAAGTCCCACCACCATTAATAACTTGGAAAGTATGGATGATACGACACAAGCTTTGAATCAATTGAAAATCACAGCAGAACATCCAATTGGTGCCGGCAGTATAGAGGATAATCATTATGCAGCTACAATGGCAGATAAATTTGCGTCAGCAAGTGGCAGTAATAGCAAACAAAGACATTCATCATTTTACGAAG ATTGTGCAACTGGTGATAGTAATATAGAACTAAATGAAATTCATGATTACAAGGATACAAATGATGTTAAAAATTCCAAATCCTGTCCGGTCATTTATAAAGTTTCTAAACAAAACGATGGCACTACCGTTCATGAACTACTCAGTGAAGATTTGCGTTTGCGTTTAA
- the LOC135952133 gene encoding uncharacterized protein LOC135952133 isoform X2: METISKISLILVLFLIVDFSRLTNYRSSSSSSSSFVVQASTTKLELQQQEQQQQTQIQHTKNHEINKNDLKTTSCISTLANDPSSLLKQQQLHHKQQHQQQLQHTKESLGFLEKFFQHPLAAIGIGKDDGGSSADTITDDIEDRDILSDYQDDIIGFNTPPAGVAEKDNVFKLFCENTSIPNVNEELKAKKYIKYAHITLHHCYEGSQSAGQQDVYLQIQQLESVHSLHWTSSRVKDHQIQDLFNNYETNFDNLESLDLTGNELVCIEWVRPRVVRRLKVLKLTGNDINTELCDFSPLHHANHLIELRLDNNRMHVFNGKFLSNLSELKVLNMTQNVLTDLPRNSFDGVFKLQRLHVAHNRLKALPFQLFRSMGDLQILNLADNQLLSFPDNFFASNGEMRILQLQRNQLQMINRNSFYNLQKLLHLDLSENQIATIDRKSFDSLSNLITLNLSSNSLTTISSILFHPLQRLQHLDLSNNRFTQLPSGVFMHQRNLISLRLEHTPIEKINNWLSRNDNTYVDPSVLKHLTYLSLQHNHQLKTLSKTLFLNAPNLKILLLAHNALQQLPAEVSSLHQLERLNVGHNNLSFLPETLSYLPNLRNINILNNDYICDCKLYWLASWLTSTNTSLRMHRRSVNSFSLIENHNEFSSSEKSEDLDLLISSLKCLHGYPGDMITVLKSLNCTTPRLQSSTSVKMHELHSTAKLDCLFSGSPSPDVIWVTPTNKILRYHADPDKRPIIINHNDKELGKFQFNKLTGDETTLNVSLQRPDAKERVALIENGSLLVSNITRRDSGLYTCYAYNVMGNASAFIRLQIDPIVFYRVKIGSLLSGIAAATSFLLLTLIVQGLRAIINKYRFCDKFFCCASRSKRSPRSKQIYAMLDSIETYKSQQLEKLRENYAQQVHRIRENCTQQVEWIQSSYTSQAKHLKEFRDIGSNHLTSLKDQYYDQVKKVRDYSTGQLNWVRENYVFQRNKIRKFSTHQVLRLREGYKYQQQSLNKVLENLPSFYFENCRGRGEEDFAEASKASIYYTPPEEEDSLRHSQLNLQTSPIHINYINENLEHKKLEMLDFKMHPRSFLLNTPIHLESPTTINNLESMDDTTQALNQLKITAEHPIGAGSIEDNHYAATMADKFASASGSNSKQRHSSFYEDCATGDSNIELNEIHDYKDTNDVKNSKSCPVIYKVSKQNDGTTVHELLSEDLRLRLNKPSQETQQQETPLHHKPLKETEKLNIILDENGKSKLYDVSVAAASKSENNKKDMTTTSNASNKFDLSLQPLSTLTTAAAAYDHPLRKDYDSFNYRDDLPSTSASASASIASSLTSPSSPSAPSSPTSTSCNED; the protein is encoded by the exons ATGGAAACAATATCCAAGATTTCCCTGATATTGGTTCTATTCCTAATTGTTGACTTCAGTCGTTTAACAAATTATAgatcatcatcgtcgtcatcatcatcgttTGTGGTACAAGCGTCCACCACTAAATTAGAGttacaacaacaagaacagcagcaacaaacacAAATACAGCACACGAAAAATCATGAAATTAATAAGAATGATTTAAAAACAACATCATGTATTTCAACACTGGCTAATGATCCGTCGAGCCTACTAAAGCAGCAACAACTACACCACAAGCAGCAGCACCAACAGCAACTACAACACACTAAAGAGAGTTTGGgatttttagagaaatttttccAACATCCTTTGGCTGCTATTGGTATAGGCAAAGATGACGGCGGCTCATCGGCCGACACCATAACTGATGATATAGaagatagagatattttatctGATTATCAAGATGATATTATAGGTTTCAATACACCCCCAGCGGGTGTGGCTGAAAAAGACAAtgtctttaaattattttgtgaaaacaCTTCGATACCCAACGTAAATGAAGagctaaaagctaaaaaatacattaaatacgCTCACATAACACTGCACCATTGCTACGAAGGTTCCCAGTCAGCCGGCCAGCAGGATGTCTATTTGCAAATCCAACAATTGGAAAGTGTGCACAGCTTACATTGGACTTCATCAAGGGTAAAAGATCATCAAATACAAGATCTCTTTAATAATTATGAAACAAATTTCGATAATTTGGAATCTTTGGACTTGACGGGCAATGAATTAGTTTGCATAGAATGGGTGCGGCCGCGGGTGGTAAGGCGTCTAAAGGTACTTAAGCTAACGGGCAATGACATCAATACGGAATTGTGTGACTTTTCACCACTGCACCATGCTAACCATTTGATTGAATTACGCTTGGATAATAATCGTATGCACGTATTTAATGGCAAATTTCTAAGTAATTTAAGTGAACTGAAAGTTTTAAACATGACGCAAAATGTCCTGACCGATCTTCCGCGCAATAGTTTCGATGGGGTCTTCAAACTGCAAAGATTACATGTGGCCCACAACAGACTAAAGGCGTTGCCCTTTCAACTGTTTCGCTCTATGGGCGATTTACAGATACTCAATTTGGCCGACAATCAACTGTTGTCTTTTCCCGATAATTTCTTTGCCTCGAATGGCGAAATGCGCATACTGCAGTTGCAAAGAAATCAACTGCAAATGATCAATAGAAATTccttttataatttacaaaaattgttacaTTTAGATTTGTCGGAAAATCAAATCGCCACTATTGATCGAAAGTCATTCGATTCGTTAAGTAATTTAATAACCCTGAATTTATCCTCGAATTCTTTAACTACAATCTCCTCCATACTGTTCCACCCGCTACAGCGTCTGCAACATTTGGACCTGAGCAATAATCGATTTACCCAACTGCCAAGTGGTGTATTTATGCATCAgagaaatttaatttcattgcgTCTCGAACATACGCCCATTGAAAAGATAAACAATTGGTTATCACGCAATGACAACACATACGTTGATCCCTCGGTCCTAAAACATTTAACTTATCTGTCGCTGCAACACAATCACCAATTGAAAACGTTGTCCAAGACTTTGTTCTTGAATGCGCCCAATTTGAAAATACTGCTCTTGGCCCACAATGCTCTGCAACAACTGCCGGCGGAGGTATCGTCCCTGCATCAACTGGAACGTCTCAATGTTGGCCATAATAATCTTTCCTTTTTACCTGAAACTCTAAGTTATTTGCCTAATTTACGTaacatcaatattttaaataatgattATATATGTGACTGTAAACTCTACTGGTTGGCTTCGTGGTTGACATCCACCAACACTAGTCTCCGGATGCACAGACGTTCGGTGAACTCTTTCTCCCTGATTGAAAATCACAATGAGTTTTCGTCGTCCGAAAAATCGGAGGACCTGGACTTGTTGATTTCATCGTTGAAATGTCTGCACGGCTATCCGGGTGACATGATAACGGTGttgaaaagtttaaattgtACAACGCCGCGTCTGCAAAGTTCGACGTCTGTTAAAATGCATGAATTACATTCGACTGCCAAGTTGGACTGTTTATTTTCGGGCAGTCCTTCACCAGATGTTATATGG GTAACgccaacaaataaaattctacGTTATCATGCCGATCCCGATAAACGTCCAATAATAATCAATCACAACGACAAAGAATTgggtaaatttcaatttaacaaaCTGACCGGAGATGAGACAACACTGAATGTTAGTCTGCAACGGCCAGATGCCAAAGAGCGTGTGGCATTGATAGAGAATGGTTCGCTGTTGGTCAGCAACATAACGAGACGTGATAGTGGCCTTTATACATGTTATGCTTACAATGTTATGGGAAATGCTTCAGCATTTATAAG ACTACAAATAGATCCTATTGTTTTTTATCGCGTTAAAATTGGTAGTTTATTATCGGGTATAGCGGCGGCTacatcatttttattattaacctTAATTGTGCAAGGATTAAGAGCCATAATCAATAA ATATCGTTTTTGTGATAAATTCTTCTGTTGTGCATCTCGTAGCAAACGTTCACCtagatcgaaacaaatttaCGCTATGCTCGACAGCATAGAGACCTATAAGAGTCAACAGTTGGAAAAGCTCAGAGAAAATTACGCCCAACAA GTTCATCGTATACGTGAAAATTGCACACAACAAGTGGAATGGATACAAAGTAGTTACACATCTCAGGCGAAACATTTAAAAGAATTCCGTGATATTGGTTCAAATCATTTAACATCACTTAAAGATCAGTATTATGATCAG gtGAAAAAGGTTCGTGACTACTCGACTGGCCAATTGAATTGGGTACGTGAGAATTATGTCTTCCAACGCAataaaatacgtaaatttagtACCCATCAAGTGTTGCGTTTGCGCGAAGGCTACAAATATCAACAACAAAGCCTTAATaaagttttagaaaatttacccagcttttattttgaaaattgtcgtGGCCGTGGCGAAGAAGATTTTGCGGAAG CAAGCAAAGCTTCCATATACTATACACCACCGGAGGAAGAAGACAGCCTAAGACACTCCCAATTGAATTTACAAACATCTCCCATACACATCAACTACATCAATGAGAATCTCGAACATAAAAAACTAGAAATGCTGGACTTTAAAATGCATCCCAGATCGTTTTTACTCAATACTCCCATACATTTGGAAAGTCCCACCACCATTAATAACTTGGAAAGTATGGATGATACGACACAAGCTTTGAATCAATTGAAAATCACAGCAGAACATCCAATTGGTGCCGGCAGTATAGAGGATAATCATTATGCAGCTACAATGGCAGATAAATTTGCGTCAGCAAGTGGCAGTAATAGCAAACAAAGACATTCATCATTTTACGAAG ATTGTGCAACTGGTGATAGTAATATAGAACTAAATGAAATTCATGATTACAAGGATACAAATGATGTTAAAAATTCCAAATCCTGTCCGGTCATTTATAAAGTTTCTAAACAAAACGATGGCACTACCGTTCATGAACTACTCAGTGAAGATTTGCGTTTGCGTTTAA